CGGTCTACGTTGGGCAGGTCCTGAAGATATTGCATGGCTGCCTGCATACGTGGAAGTGTTTCATTATTCGGATTTTCCCTCAGGTTAGCCTGTGCCCCTTCAATGGTGGTGGCCACATTTCCTTCAAAAAGGTCCACAGCCAGTACCACATATCCTTCCCGGGCCAGGATGTCAGCCATGCTTTTAACCTGATCATTTAATCCCCACCACTCATGTATTATCACAATACCGGGATAATTCCCCTCGGTGACCGGTTGTGCCAGGAAACCTGAAACAAAAGCACCATCTTGATCCATCCGGACTGTACTTGTTGAGATCTCAAAATCTGACCATGTGTCAAATACATCTGCAAGCCCCCTATAGCTCATATCCGGTTCTCCTGCCTGTTCATGCCCAGTTGCTGCCATTAGTTCAGGTATTGGTGTTTCTGCCGGAACGAGTTCTTTTTCTCCGGCACAACCGGAAAATAGCAATGACAATAAAATGAAAAATATGCCAATAAAATATGTGAAATTCTTATTCATAAGTACCCCAATAATTCAATAATTGATCATCCCATTTATAAGTTTGCCAGCCACCAAACCACAGGAGCAGGTGGATCAGATCGAGAGGAACTTTGTGAAGACGAGAACATTGCTGCCCTATCGGGCAGCTATTACCTTATTCCTTTGAATAAATTAAGTATTCAACGATCAATAGAAATGCCGGAAATACAATATTCAACAAAATTTGAGTATCTAATCCGATTACTTCAACTGATCATATTCAATGATCTGAAAACCAGAAAAATTATTGTTCCTAATGAAATACTCTGGAGAATCCCGAAAATCCAGAATGTTTTTTCGTTTCCCATTTGTGATAACCTCTCATCCGTATTTGGGTTCTTTTGTTACTTATTTTTTTTGACTCTCTTAAAATTGAGTGGGTAATGTAATCATTTCGGTATATCTGCTTCAGTCTCGCCCTGCCTCAATACTACTGGAAAGAATAACTGCCATAATGGTGTCCAGCGAAGCGGCGACACCTTTATGAGCAGTCGATTTTAATCTTTCAGGCAGGGGGACACGTTTTTTTATGATCAAATATCCGATATCGCTATCCTGTCATAGCATCATTTCTCGGCTTACCTGTCTTGATAATCGCGTAAACCAAACCGACAATCATGCTTATGGCTAATATTGACAAGGGGTATAAATTGAAGCCAAAACCCTCCCCTATGCTATGATATTCAAAAATTGTGAAAATACTATTCGTGGGTCCAATTGTCAAAGATTCCACTCCTAAAATATTCAGAGGTATTGGCGCTATACCCATTAGACATCCCACCGCAAAGAAACAGAGTATGAATACTTTAGAAAATCTTGAAACAAATCCTGTTGTAGAGATATTCAATGGTTTATCAGTTTCTTTGCCATAAATTATCATCCCGGTTTTTCGATCTTCCAACAATATATGTTTTGGATATCTCAGTACGTTCCGTATCATCCACACATCTCCCACTGCTCCTGAAGCATTTATTACAAAAGGTATGAACATCCAGTGCGCAATCGATGGGAAAGCAGCCATGATTCCGATTACGACCAGGGAGATCATAACCAACGGCGTAATAGCGATCACTATGAACTGGTTGCGTGAAAAAATGGTTTTTGAGGTGGCGTAGAAATATGGAAGAATGAAATGTGCAATACCGGCACCATAACTCGGCTTGCCACCATATTTTGACATAAATGCGCCATGTATGAGTTCGTGCAGTACAATTGTACCGATGAAGAGAGCTAATGAAATAAGAATTGTGCCGCTCGTGAAATTAAAGACAGTGTTCCCGATCAATACTGTATACAGTGACGTGAAAAAAAATCCAAACGCAAAAAATGCTAATATCCCCATACCATTTAGTGTAAGTACAACTTCTTTTGACATTTCCAATTTTCCAAGTTCTTTAAATTCTTCATGGTTGAATGATTGTTGTTCTTTCATGTTACTACCACAAGAGCAGTCGAAGTCAGATCAGGACGGGC
This genomic stretch from Methanosarcinales archaeon harbors:
- a CDS encoding dienelactone hydrolase family protein, yielding MNKNFTYFIGIFFILLSLLFSGCAGEKELVPAETPIPELMAATGHEQAGEPDMSYRGLADVFDTWSDFEISTSTVRMDQDGAFVSGFLAQPVTEGNYPGIVIIHEWWGLNDQVKSMADILAREGYVVLAVDLFEGNVATTIEGAQANLRENPNNETLPRMQAAMQYLQDLPNVDRDRIASLGWCYGGGQSFQLSINEDLKAVVIYYGRISTDEADLAELQEPVLGIFGAEDASIPVEDVREFERILKEQGTSADIYVYEGAGHAFANPTNTQAFREEQAIDAWNKTLDFLRLNLNR
- a CDS encoding DUF3267 domain-containing protein, whose translation is MKEQQSFNHEEFKELGKLEMSKEVVLTLNGMGILAFFAFGFFFTSLYTVLIGNTVFNFTSGTILISLALFIGTIVLHELIHGAFMSKYGGKPSYGAGIAHFILPYFYATSKTIFSRNQFIVIAITPLVMISLVVIGIMAAFPSIAHWMFIPFVINASGAVGDVWMIRNVLRYPKHILLEDRKTGMIIYGKETDKPLNISTTGFVSRFSKVFILCFFAVGCLMGIAPIPLNILGVESLTIGPTNSIFTIFEYHSIGEGFGFNLYPLSILAISMIVGLVYAIIKTGKPRNDAMTG